Below is a genomic region from Tepidisphaeraceae bacterium.
ATCGGCCGGGATCGGGAGAAGCTTTAACTCATCACTCCGCCGCTGCGGTCCGCTGCGGTGGCGGGTGATTTGCCCTGCCGCTCCGCCCAGTCGAGGAACGTTCGCAGCATGAACGCTAGCTTCGTCGGATCGCCGGCGCCTTCGAACTTGCTGTCCTTCACCGACAGCAAGTGCCAGTCGTAACGCCTCCGCCGCCCGGTAGCATGGTCTTCGACCCTGTCCAACCCCTCGTATCCCGTTTGTTCGGCGGATTCGCGACTGGACCGCTCGATTCACCGCCGATACTCTCATTGCAAACCATCGTCCCCGAGCCGGCGAGCCTCGGCCTCCTCGCCATCGGCGTGCTCGGCCTGGGCCGCCGTCGTAGGTAAGACCCCGCCCGCGTCTCCGCACGTCGCGGGGCCGGCAATCAATCGGCGCGGCCAGACATGCCAAATCCTGTCTTAGACAGAGAATCCCACAATATGAGCAAGAGCAATTCGACATTCATCGTACCTGTCACGGCTGCCCTCTGCGGGCTCGCCATCGCCGGATCCGCTTCGGCCGAGACGATCTCCAGCGGCACGTACCAGGGAACCAACGGCGCCAACACGGGCACCTTCGGAACCGCCGGCAGTGCCGGATACGAGATCAACGATCCTGGCGTCCCCGATGCCAACGTCATCACCGGTGGAACGTTCATCGGCGGCGATGGCGGCACCGGGTCCTCCTTCGGTGCCTCTGGCGGTCCGGGCCTCCGAGTCATCGGCTTCGGCAGCCAGGCGACCATCTCCGGCGGCAGCTTCATC
It encodes:
- a CDS encoding Imm53 family immunity protein — its product is MDRVEDHATGRRRRYDWHLLSVKDSKFEGAGDPTKLAFMLRTFLDWAERQGKSPATAADRSGGVMS